In the Vicinamibacteria bacterium genome, CCCGGGAGCCCGGCTCGGTCCGTACGAGATCACCGTGCCCATCGGCAAAGGCGGAATGGGCGAGGTCCACCTGGCGCGCGACACCAAGCTCGACCGCGAAGTGGCAATCAAAGTCCTTCCCGAGGAGCTCGCGGCGGATGCAGAGCGTGTCGCGCGGTTCGAACGAGAGGCAAAGCTCCTGGCGTCGCTGAACCACCCGAACATCGCAGGCATCTACGGGTTCGAGTCCAACGCGTTGGTGCTCGAGCTCGTGGAAGGCCCGACGCTGGCCGATCGAATTGCG is a window encoding:
- a CDS encoding protein kinase: MKQTERVDTSHRLRAALLGPNRGSPGARLGPYEITVPIGKGGMGEVHLARDTKLDREVAIKVLPEELAADAERVARFEREAKLLASLNHPNIAGIYGFESNALVLELVEGPTLADRIA